The Candidatus Celerinatantimonas neptuna DNA segment TTAATGCATCATTGTAATCAATGCCTCTGACCAGATTTTTTAATGGACTTGTTGCAGTAGGAACGCCTAGTTCTGCCGGGAGACAATAGACCATCTCCATTTTCGCATTTCGGGTGCGAACTGCGCCAAATTTCGACAGCATTCTGGAGACTTTCGACTGATTGATATTTTTAAACCCCAATTCTTGCAACGCTGCAACAATTTCGGCTTGTGAACCAAAACGTTCTTCATTAAGTAGCGCTTTGAAAGATTGGACTAAATGTTCTTGTCGATCGCTATTACTCTTCATAATTGTAACTCAGATGGTCATAATGGATATAGCTTTTTCGGGCCGGCGTACTTTTTTACTGAATGAGTTTAACTCAATGGGCATTAAATGCGTTACGAGCTATGCTGCTTTGTATTCTAAGTGAAAAGCTTCTATAAAGCACATTGAAAAGAATTAATTCGCTAACATCATAATCTTCACTGCTTTATTCTGAGTATCACTTATCAGACTAAGTACCGCTTTTCATAATTTATCTATTAGTTATTACTCTTATAAAAAGGCTTACCAAAACCGAAATACGGAGCTTACTTTAAGCATAAAAAATACATATAAATTCAATTATACGTTAGGAAAAGGAATTATCGCAAACTTATCCATTCGCCTGTTTGCCATATTGCATGATGAAATAGAGATGTGAGCTAAGATATCTTTTATAGATGCGACCAGTTTATCTTTGACTATGTACTCTTATTAAAGAGTAAATGAATAAGGATGTAAAATCGGTATTTTTAATGTTTGGCGTAACATTAAAGGATTGTTAATATGTCTACTGTTATGCGGTGAATCAAGGTAAGTTTCAAGGGGATATTAATGCGGTTATTTCGGCTTGGGACCGTTATGTTGTTGTTGATAAGTAGTTATTCATTTGCAGGTGGTGTTATTCGATTTGCAACAGAAGCATCTTATCCGCCTTTCGAGTCAATAAATAAGGATCATCAGTTTGTTGGATTTGATATTGATTTGGCTCGAGCTATATGTTCAAAGATGAATAAGCATTGTGTTTTTTCTCATCAACCATTTGATAGTTTATTAGCGAGTATTGAATTTGGTCGCTATGATGCGGCTATCTCTGCATTAGATATTACACCTGATCGTTTGAAGCAGGTCGCTTTTTCCCGACCTTATTTATTCAATGGTGCGGTTTTTCTTGTTCATAAAAACCGCTTTGAGCATCAGAGGGATCTTTATCGGGGTGTGATTGCTGTTCAAAATGGTTCAACGCAGCAGAAATATCTCTTAGATCGTTTTGTCGAAAGAGGCGCAACTGTTGTTCCTTATGCAAGTTACCAGATGGCTCTAAATGACTTAGCTCATCATAAAGTTGATTCGGTATTTGTCGATC contains these protein-coding regions:
- the argR gene encoding Arginine repressor; amino-acid sequence: MKSNSDRQEHLVQSFKALLNEERFGSQAEIVAALQELGFKNINQSKVSRMLSKFGAVRTRNAKMEMVYCLPAELGVPTATSPLKNLVRGIDYNDALIVIQTSPGAAQLIARLLDSLGKAEGILGTIAGDDTIFITPTRDMEIQTLHTSILELFEHNTIRYPEQ
- the artI gene encoding Putative ABC transporter arginine-binding protein 2, translated to MRLFRLGTVMLLLISSYSFAGGVIRFATEASYPPFESINKDHQFVGFDIDLARAICSKMNKHCVFSHQPFDSLLASIEFGRYDAAISALDITPDRLKQVAFSRPYLFNGAVFLVHKNRFEHQRDLYRGVIAVQNGSTQQKYLLDRFVERGATVVPYASYQMALNDLAHHKVDSVFVDQAVAMDWLKKHPSFTILGWDIVNKKYFGDGLGIAVRKGNKQLVRQINSALKSIKASGVYQKIYQKYFVAGVSISQS